The following are from one region of the Biomphalaria glabrata chromosome 4, xgBioGlab47.1, whole genome shotgun sequence genome:
- the LOC106068426 gene encoding SLIT-ROBO Rho GTPase-activating protein 1-like isoform X7 produces MRARNRYSLFACTRPQETWFTETPHINDIRQQLNDQLKCLEIKLDTEVSIVTELQEFFKRRAEVEMEYSRNLDKLVKNMIARHRAEKQKLVDRTKQEQWATMSTYACWKNLLAITRKESQDHQVMAEIYNNQMVSRLAEVIENSQRIFRKCREIGSLSHEDMMKVLNELQSAMKTYHQYQNESKQAELKLRNVESQKVKVEQQLSGKNTSSRKLKGLERQFEKKQQKYADNKLKALKARNDYLLCIDAANAAINKYFSDDISDLMDCMDFGYHNSVGRAMMMYLGVHEHQRNAHGKFVDSLNTCITDLDSRADKQKFMELNNVYFMLPKKFEFQPFKGDEVCQISAQKEVQEDLIQRHITIEDRLNSLKVENDEIWKTLETTEKTLVEAIQVGDYEINKFFADEAAPPKSPHEHSKLRSDRLETESYYLEKFRDYTLSCNRLARLQSKHTAIQRALGENQASGSSRPPVPPPKPKKRRIGHHPRVGQPKLFGGSLEEYIEATGQEIPLIIKSCIRVINLYGLHHQGVFRVSGAQVEINQFKSTFESGEDALADVIDASEINSVAGVLKLYFRELREPLFPLHLFDALVECTREKEMAKRVERIKDLLSTVNRAIFVVMRYLFAFLNHLTEYSDENMMDPYNLAICFGPTLLPIPPDRDQVTFQASVNEIIKIIIVHQEEIFPNDGGEIYEKMILDRFFWIGHSRDSVDAVDDEDEETSSIPSDEEESVYEPDVIEATALFDFDARSPRELSFKRGDVLVLYNQVSQDWWEGCFHGKEGLIPDKYITVKHGEDNKSHHSHEDDKNQMSTSMILPSRPARQISDDSGLDASDKSLSQPNVSIIRETDILTDDPELSPPPLPKDPFVSTKAVDSGAKKDLLKDTPAGSSSSTSVSSTELTTVIETLEKDKRSRLSPATSPSTMMMKSAIINTSLMSTSLINLGSKSVDKDTSFKNIDSRGDLSHDSTTDDFSVDIDSALEEVMAGLKSLEMQQKQDKRMSLPAVKVKQTPKHTPDLVIDLPDGDNSGSSTDTHPDSPTISAAETFAQSNQGTLKKAGNPQMGRQDPVSRLSISSEPGDLLRAREQREGPMMTFSITGLNRSTPPPKSQLSDSVSVTSPLSTSTPHTSPAPPSFAPPGGTPSPAAPPPVAQKPKPQVKAKPPVMKKPPSRPEMSHSPPVQLPPP; encoded by the exons atATTCGGCAACAATTAAATGACCAGCTGAAATGCCTGGAAATCAAATTGGACACAGAGGTGTCCATTGTCACAGAGCTCCAGGAGTTCTTCAAGAGGAGGGCAGAGGTGGAGATGGAGTACTCCAGAAACTTGGACAAGCTGGTCAAGAACATGATAGCAAGGCACCGGGCAGAGAAGCAAAA GCTTGTTGATAGAACCAA ACAAGAACAGTGGGCAACTATGTCCACTTATGCCTGCTGGAAGAACCTGCTTGCCATCACCAGAAAAGAGAGTCAAGACCATCAGGTCATGGCTGAGATCTACAACAACCAGATGGTTAGCAGACTGGCAGAGGTCATCGAGAACTCCCAGAGAATTTTCAGAAAG TGTCGTGAGATTGGATCCCTCTCCCATGAGGACATGATGAAAGTTCTCAATGAGCTGCAGAGT GCTATGAAAACTTACCACCAGTACCAGAATGAGAGTAAACAGGCCGAACTCAAACTTCGTAATGTGGAATCTCAGAAGGTGAAGGTTGAGCAACAGTTATCTGGCAAAAATACCAGCAGCAGAAAACTGAAAGGTTTGGAGAGACAGTTTGAGAAG AAACAACAAAAGTATGCAGACAATAAACTGAAGGCTCTCAAAGCTCGGAATGACTACCTTCTATGTATTGATGCTGCCAACGCTGCCATCAACAAATATTTCTCTGATGATATTTCCGATCTCATGGAT tgtATGGACTTTGGTTATCATAATTCTGTTGGCCGAGCTATGATGATGTACCTAGGTGTACACGAGCACCAGAGAAATGCTCATGGGAAATTTGTGGACTCCCTAAATACCTGCATCACTGACCTGGACTCACGAGCAGACAAACAAAAGTTTATGGAGTTGAACAATGTTTACTTTATGCTGCCAAAGAAGTTTGAATTTCAGCCATTTAAAGGAGATGAG GTGTGTCAGATCAGTGCCCAGAAGGAAGTTCAGGAAGATTTGATTCAGAGACATATCACCATTGAGGACAGATTGAATAGTCTGAAGGTAGAGAATGATGAG atTTGGAAAACTCTGGAGACCACAGAGAAAACTCTAGTTGAAGCCATTCAGGTTGGAGATTATGAAATCAACAAGTTCTTTGCTGATGAAGCTGCGCCACCCAAGTCACCTCATGAACATTCAAAGCTTAGATCTGACAGACTGGAGACTGAGTCTTACTATCTTGAG AAATTCCGCGACTACACTTTGAGCTGCAACCGACTTGCCAGGCTCCAGTCTAAACACACAGCCATACAGAGAGCTTTGGGAGAGAATCAGGCTTCAGGATCTTCTAG ACCTCCTGTTCCTCCACCAAAACCAAAGAAAAGAAGAATCGGCCATCACCCTCGTGTTGGTCAACCAAAGTTATTTGGGGGCAGCTTGGAGGAATATATTGAG GCAACTGGCCAAGAAATTCCTTTGATCATCAAGAGCTGTATCAGAGTCATCAACCTCTATG GTTTACACCACCAAGGCGTGTTCAGAGTCTCAGGTGCTCAAGTGGAAATCAACCAATTTAAAAGTACATTTGAATCAG GGGAAGATGCTTTAGCTGATGTTATAGATGCCAGTGAAATCAATTCTGTTGCAGGGGTTCTAAAACTGTATTTTAGGGAACTCAGGGAGCCACTCTTTCCTCTTCACCTTTTTGATGCTCTTGTCGAATGCACCA GAGAGAAGGAAATGGCCAAACGTGTTGAGAGAATTAAAGATTTGTTGTCTACTGTCAACCGagccatttttgttgttatGAGATATCTATTTGCCTTCCTCAATCA TTTGACAGAATACAGCGATGAAAATATGATGGATCCCTACAACCTGGCTATTTGCTTTGGTCCAACTCTCCTGCCTATCCCACCCGACCGTGACCAGGTCACTTTCCAAGCCAGCGTTAATGAGATCATTAAGATCATTATTGTCCATCAAGAGGAGATATTCCCTAACGATGGCGGTGAGATCTACGAGAAAATGATTCTGGACAG gtTTTTTTGGATTGGTCATTC ACGTGACAGTGTTGATGCTGTAGATGATGAGGATGAAGAAACTAGTTCTATACCAAGTGATGAAGAAG AGTCTGTCTATG AACCTGATGTGATTGAAGCCACGGCTTTGTTTGACTTTGATGCCCGCTCGCCAAGAGAGCTGTCCTTCAAGAGAGGGGATGTTCTTGTGCTTTATAACCAGGTGTCTCAAGACTGGTGGGAGGGATGTTTCCATGGCAAAGAAGGTCTCATACCTGACAAGTATATCACCGTCAAACATGG TGAGGATAACAAAAGCCATCACAGCCATGAAGATGACAAAAATCAAATGTCCACCAGCATGATCTTACCCTCACGTCCAGCCAGGCAGATCAGTGATGACTCTGGGCTGGATGCCTCTGACAAATCCCTCTCACAACCCAATGTGTCCATcatcagagagacagacattctGACTGACGACCCTGAACTTTCCCCGCCTCCTCTTCCCAAGGATCCCTTTGTCAGCACTAAGGCTGTGGACAGTGGGGCTAAAAAAGATTTGCTCAAAGACACTCCAGCTGGGTCCAGCTCTTCTACTTCAGTCTCTTCCACGGAACTTACTACAGTCATAGAGACTTTGGAGAAAGACAAAAGGTCAAGGTTATCCCCAGCGACATCGCCATCAACTATGATGATGAAGTCGGCTATAATCAACACATCTCTTATGTCCACTTCCCTCATCAACCTTGGGTCCAAGTCTGTGGACAAAGACACTTCCTTCAAGAACATCGACAGTCGCGGGGACCTGTCTCATGACAGCACCACAGACGACTTCAGCGTTGACATCGACTCGGCCCTGGAGGAAGTAATGGCGGGGCTCAAATCTCTGGAGATGCAGCAGAAACAAGACAAGAGAATGTCGCTTCCTGCTGTCAAAGTGAAGCAAACACCAAAACATACCCCTGACCTCGTTATAGATCTTCCAGATGGAGACAATTCTGGCTCCTCGACAGACACTCACCCTGACAGCCCCACCATCAGCGCAGCAGAGACTTTTGCCCAGTCTAACCAGGGTACCCTGAAGAAAGCAGGAAATCCGCAGATGGGGCGACAAGATCCAGTCAGCCGGCTGAGTATTTCATCTGAACCAGGTGACCTGCTTCGTGCTAGAGAACAAAGAGAGGGTCCCATGATGACATTTTCCATAACTGGACTGAATCGCTCCACTCCGCCTCCGAAATCACAGCTGAGTGACTCTGTATCAGTTACTTCTCCGCTTTCCACATCCACCCCTCACACATCTCCAGCTCCGCCATCATTTGCACCTCCAGGGGGCACCCCTAGCCCAGCCGCGCCACCACCAGTTGCTCAAAAACCAAAGCCCCAAGTCAAGGCCAAGCCACCTGTAATGAAAAAACCTCCGTCTCGGCCAGAGATGTCTCACTCCCCTCCTGTACAGCTTCCACCGccttag
- the LOC106068426 gene encoding SLIT-ROBO Rho GTPase-activating protein 1-like isoform X6 has translation MSNSPTTELPLPYSFSRTSSLRRSARRRHTLGAHIRQQLNDQLKCLEIKLDTEVSIVTELQEFFKRRAEVEMEYSRNLDKLVKNMIARHRAEKQKLVDRTKQEQWATMSTYACWKNLLAITRKESQDHQVMAEIYNNQMVSRLAEVIENSQRIFRKCREIGSLSHEDMMKVLNELQSAMKTYHQYQNESKQAELKLRNVESQKVKVEQQLSGKNTSSRKLKGLERQFEKKQQKYADNKLKALKARNDYLLCIDAANAAINKYFSDDISDLMDCMDFGYHNSVGRAMMMYLGVHEHQRNAHGKFVDSLNTCITDLDSRADKQKFMELNNVYFMLPKKFEFQPFKGDEVCQISAQKEVQEDLIQRHITIEDRLNSLKVENDEIWKTLETTEKTLVEAIQVGDYEINKFFADEAAPPKSPHEHSKLRSDRLETESYYLEKFRDYTLSCNRLARLQSKHTAIQRALGENQASGSSRPPVPPPKPKKRRIGHHPRVGQPKLFGGSLEEYIEATGQEIPLIIKSCIRVINLYGLHHQGVFRVSGAQVEINQFKSTFESGEDALADVIDASEINSVAGVLKLYFRELREPLFPLHLFDALVECTREKEMAKRVERIKDLLSTVNRAIFVVMRYLFAFLNHLTEYSDENMMDPYNLAICFGPTLLPIPPDRDQVTFQASVNEIIKIIIVHQEEIFPNDGGEIYEKMILDRFFWIGHSRDSVDAVDDEDEETSSIPSDEEESVYEPDVIEATALFDFDARSPRELSFKRGDVLVLYNQVSQDWWEGCFHGKEGLIPDKYITVKHGEDNKSHHSHEDDKNQMSTSMILPSRPARQISDDSGLDASDKSLSQPNVSIIRETDILTDDPELSPPPLPKDPFVSTKAVDSGAKKDLLKDTPAGSSSSTSVSSTELTTVIETLEKDKRSRLSPATSPSTMMMKSAIINTSLMSTSLINLGSKSVDKDTSFKNIDSRGDLSHDSTTDDFSVDIDSALEEVMAGLKSLEMQQKQDKRMSLPAVKVKQTPKHTPDLVIDLPDGDNSGSSTDTHPDSPTISAAETFAQSNQGTLKKAGNPQMGRQDPVSRLSISSEPGDLLRAREQREGPMMTFSITGLNRSTPPPKSQLSDSVSVTSPLSTSTPHTSPAPPSFAPPGGTPSPAAPPPVAQKPKPQVKAKPPVMKKPPSRPEMSHSPPVQLPPP, from the exons atATTCGGCAACAATTAAATGACCAGCTGAAATGCCTGGAAATCAAATTGGACACAGAGGTGTCCATTGTCACAGAGCTCCAGGAGTTCTTCAAGAGGAGGGCAGAGGTGGAGATGGAGTACTCCAGAAACTTGGACAAGCTGGTCAAGAACATGATAGCAAGGCACCGGGCAGAGAAGCAAAA GCTTGTTGATAGAACCAA ACAAGAACAGTGGGCAACTATGTCCACTTATGCCTGCTGGAAGAACCTGCTTGCCATCACCAGAAAAGAGAGTCAAGACCATCAGGTCATGGCTGAGATCTACAACAACCAGATGGTTAGCAGACTGGCAGAGGTCATCGAGAACTCCCAGAGAATTTTCAGAAAG TGTCGTGAGATTGGATCCCTCTCCCATGAGGACATGATGAAAGTTCTCAATGAGCTGCAGAGT GCTATGAAAACTTACCACCAGTACCAGAATGAGAGTAAACAGGCCGAACTCAAACTTCGTAATGTGGAATCTCAGAAGGTGAAGGTTGAGCAACAGTTATCTGGCAAAAATACCAGCAGCAGAAAACTGAAAGGTTTGGAGAGACAGTTTGAGAAG AAACAACAAAAGTATGCAGACAATAAACTGAAGGCTCTCAAAGCTCGGAATGACTACCTTCTATGTATTGATGCTGCCAACGCTGCCATCAACAAATATTTCTCTGATGATATTTCCGATCTCATGGAT tgtATGGACTTTGGTTATCATAATTCTGTTGGCCGAGCTATGATGATGTACCTAGGTGTACACGAGCACCAGAGAAATGCTCATGGGAAATTTGTGGACTCCCTAAATACCTGCATCACTGACCTGGACTCACGAGCAGACAAACAAAAGTTTATGGAGTTGAACAATGTTTACTTTATGCTGCCAAAGAAGTTTGAATTTCAGCCATTTAAAGGAGATGAG GTGTGTCAGATCAGTGCCCAGAAGGAAGTTCAGGAAGATTTGATTCAGAGACATATCACCATTGAGGACAGATTGAATAGTCTGAAGGTAGAGAATGATGAG atTTGGAAAACTCTGGAGACCACAGAGAAAACTCTAGTTGAAGCCATTCAGGTTGGAGATTATGAAATCAACAAGTTCTTTGCTGATGAAGCTGCGCCACCCAAGTCACCTCATGAACATTCAAAGCTTAGATCTGACAGACTGGAGACTGAGTCTTACTATCTTGAG AAATTCCGCGACTACACTTTGAGCTGCAACCGACTTGCCAGGCTCCAGTCTAAACACACAGCCATACAGAGAGCTTTGGGAGAGAATCAGGCTTCAGGATCTTCTAG ACCTCCTGTTCCTCCACCAAAACCAAAGAAAAGAAGAATCGGCCATCACCCTCGTGTTGGTCAACCAAAGTTATTTGGGGGCAGCTTGGAGGAATATATTGAG GCAACTGGCCAAGAAATTCCTTTGATCATCAAGAGCTGTATCAGAGTCATCAACCTCTATG GTTTACACCACCAAGGCGTGTTCAGAGTCTCAGGTGCTCAAGTGGAAATCAACCAATTTAAAAGTACATTTGAATCAG GGGAAGATGCTTTAGCTGATGTTATAGATGCCAGTGAAATCAATTCTGTTGCAGGGGTTCTAAAACTGTATTTTAGGGAACTCAGGGAGCCACTCTTTCCTCTTCACCTTTTTGATGCTCTTGTCGAATGCACCA GAGAGAAGGAAATGGCCAAACGTGTTGAGAGAATTAAAGATTTGTTGTCTACTGTCAACCGagccatttttgttgttatGAGATATCTATTTGCCTTCCTCAATCA TTTGACAGAATACAGCGATGAAAATATGATGGATCCCTACAACCTGGCTATTTGCTTTGGTCCAACTCTCCTGCCTATCCCACCCGACCGTGACCAGGTCACTTTCCAAGCCAGCGTTAATGAGATCATTAAGATCATTATTGTCCATCAAGAGGAGATATTCCCTAACGATGGCGGTGAGATCTACGAGAAAATGATTCTGGACAG gtTTTTTTGGATTGGTCATTC ACGTGACAGTGTTGATGCTGTAGATGATGAGGATGAAGAAACTAGTTCTATACCAAGTGATGAAGAAG AGTCTGTCTATG AACCTGATGTGATTGAAGCCACGGCTTTGTTTGACTTTGATGCCCGCTCGCCAAGAGAGCTGTCCTTCAAGAGAGGGGATGTTCTTGTGCTTTATAACCAGGTGTCTCAAGACTGGTGGGAGGGATGTTTCCATGGCAAAGAAGGTCTCATACCTGACAAGTATATCACCGTCAAACATGG TGAGGATAACAAAAGCCATCACAGCCATGAAGATGACAAAAATCAAATGTCCACCAGCATGATCTTACCCTCACGTCCAGCCAGGCAGATCAGTGATGACTCTGGGCTGGATGCCTCTGACAAATCCCTCTCACAACCCAATGTGTCCATcatcagagagacagacattctGACTGACGACCCTGAACTTTCCCCGCCTCCTCTTCCCAAGGATCCCTTTGTCAGCACTAAGGCTGTGGACAGTGGGGCTAAAAAAGATTTGCTCAAAGACACTCCAGCTGGGTCCAGCTCTTCTACTTCAGTCTCTTCCACGGAACTTACTACAGTCATAGAGACTTTGGAGAAAGACAAAAGGTCAAGGTTATCCCCAGCGACATCGCCATCAACTATGATGATGAAGTCGGCTATAATCAACACATCTCTTATGTCCACTTCCCTCATCAACCTTGGGTCCAAGTCTGTGGACAAAGACACTTCCTTCAAGAACATCGACAGTCGCGGGGACCTGTCTCATGACAGCACCACAGACGACTTCAGCGTTGACATCGACTCGGCCCTGGAGGAAGTAATGGCGGGGCTCAAATCTCTGGAGATGCAGCAGAAACAAGACAAGAGAATGTCGCTTCCTGCTGTCAAAGTGAAGCAAACACCAAAACATACCCCTGACCTCGTTATAGATCTTCCAGATGGAGACAATTCTGGCTCCTCGACAGACACTCACCCTGACAGCCCCACCATCAGCGCAGCAGAGACTTTTGCCCAGTCTAACCAGGGTACCCTGAAGAAAGCAGGAAATCCGCAGATGGGGCGACAAGATCCAGTCAGCCGGCTGAGTATTTCATCTGAACCAGGTGACCTGCTTCGTGCTAGAGAACAAAGAGAGGGTCCCATGATGACATTTTCCATAACTGGACTGAATCGCTCCACTCCGCCTCCGAAATCACAGCTGAGTGACTCTGTATCAGTTACTTCTCCGCTTTCCACATCCACCCCTCACACATCTCCAGCTCCGCCATCATTTGCACCTCCAGGGGGCACCCCTAGCCCAGCCGCGCCACCACCAGTTGCTCAAAAACCAAAGCCCCAAGTCAAGGCCAAGCCACCTGTAATGAAAAAACCTCCGTCTCGGCCAGAGATGTCTCACTCCCCTCCTGTACAGCTTCCACCGccttag
- the LOC106068426 gene encoding SLIT-ROBO Rho GTPase-activating protein 1-like isoform X8, with product MSERRNKKEKEIAIDFENHLRDIRQQLNDQLKCLEIKLDTEVSIVTELQEFFKRRAEVEMEYSRNLDKLVKNMIARHRAEKQKLVDRTKQEQWATMSTYACWKNLLAITRKESQDHQVMAEIYNNQMVSRLAEVIENSQRIFRKCREIGSLSHEDMMKVLNELQSAMKTYHQYQNESKQAELKLRNVESQKVKVEQQLSGKNTSSRKLKGLERQFEKKQQKYADNKLKALKARNDYLLCIDAANAAINKYFSDDISDLMDCMDFGYHNSVGRAMMMYLGVHEHQRNAHGKFVDSLNTCITDLDSRADKQKFMELNNVYFMLPKKFEFQPFKGDEVCQISAQKEVQEDLIQRHITIEDRLNSLKVENDEIWKTLETTEKTLVEAIQVGDYEINKFFADEAAPPKSPHEHSKLRSDRLETESYYLEKFRDYTLSCNRLARLQSKHTAIQRALGENQASGSSRPPVPPPKPKKRRIGHHPRVGQPKLFGGSLEEYIEATGQEIPLIIKSCIRVINLYGLHHQGVFRVSGAQVEINQFKSTFESGEDALADVIDASEINSVAGVLKLYFRELREPLFPLHLFDALVECTREKEMAKRVERIKDLLSTVNRAIFVVMRYLFAFLNHLTEYSDENMMDPYNLAICFGPTLLPIPPDRDQVTFQASVNEIIKIIIVHQEEIFPNDGGEIYEKMILDRFFWIGHSRDSVDAVDDEDEETSSIPSDEEESVYEPDVIEATALFDFDARSPRELSFKRGDVLVLYNQVSQDWWEGCFHGKEGLIPDKYITVKHGEDNKSHHSHEDDKNQMSTSMILPSRPARQISDDSGLDASDKSLSQPNVSIIRETDILTDDPELSPPPLPKDPFVSTKAVDSGAKKDLLKDTPAGSSSSTSVSSTELTTVIETLEKDKRSRLSPATSPSTMMMKSAIINTSLMSTSLINLGSKSVDKDTSFKNIDSRGDLSHDSTTDDFSVDIDSALEEVMAGLKSLEMQQKQDKRMSLPAVKVKQTPKHTPDLVIDLPDGDNSGSSTDTHPDSPTISAAETFAQSNQGTLKKAGNPQMGRQDPVSRLSISSEPGDLLRAREQREGPMMTFSITGLNRSTPPPKSQLSDSVSVTSPLSTSTPHTSPAPPSFAPPGGTPSPAAPPPVAQKPKPQVKAKPPVMKKPPSRPEMSHSPPVQLPPP from the exons atATTCGGCAACAATTAAATGACCAGCTGAAATGCCTGGAAATCAAATTGGACACAGAGGTGTCCATTGTCACAGAGCTCCAGGAGTTCTTCAAGAGGAGGGCAGAGGTGGAGATGGAGTACTCCAGAAACTTGGACAAGCTGGTCAAGAACATGATAGCAAGGCACCGGGCAGAGAAGCAAAA GCTTGTTGATAGAACCAA ACAAGAACAGTGGGCAACTATGTCCACTTATGCCTGCTGGAAGAACCTGCTTGCCATCACCAGAAAAGAGAGTCAAGACCATCAGGTCATGGCTGAGATCTACAACAACCAGATGGTTAGCAGACTGGCAGAGGTCATCGAGAACTCCCAGAGAATTTTCAGAAAG TGTCGTGAGATTGGATCCCTCTCCCATGAGGACATGATGAAAGTTCTCAATGAGCTGCAGAGT GCTATGAAAACTTACCACCAGTACCAGAATGAGAGTAAACAGGCCGAACTCAAACTTCGTAATGTGGAATCTCAGAAGGTGAAGGTTGAGCAACAGTTATCTGGCAAAAATACCAGCAGCAGAAAACTGAAAGGTTTGGAGAGACAGTTTGAGAAG AAACAACAAAAGTATGCAGACAATAAACTGAAGGCTCTCAAAGCTCGGAATGACTACCTTCTATGTATTGATGCTGCCAACGCTGCCATCAACAAATATTTCTCTGATGATATTTCCGATCTCATGGAT tgtATGGACTTTGGTTATCATAATTCTGTTGGCCGAGCTATGATGATGTACCTAGGTGTACACGAGCACCAGAGAAATGCTCATGGGAAATTTGTGGACTCCCTAAATACCTGCATCACTGACCTGGACTCACGAGCAGACAAACAAAAGTTTATGGAGTTGAACAATGTTTACTTTATGCTGCCAAAGAAGTTTGAATTTCAGCCATTTAAAGGAGATGAG GTGTGTCAGATCAGTGCCCAGAAGGAAGTTCAGGAAGATTTGATTCAGAGACATATCACCATTGAGGACAGATTGAATAGTCTGAAGGTAGAGAATGATGAG atTTGGAAAACTCTGGAGACCACAGAGAAAACTCTAGTTGAAGCCATTCAGGTTGGAGATTATGAAATCAACAAGTTCTTTGCTGATGAAGCTGCGCCACCCAAGTCACCTCATGAACATTCAAAGCTTAGATCTGACAGACTGGAGACTGAGTCTTACTATCTTGAG AAATTCCGCGACTACACTTTGAGCTGCAACCGACTTGCCAGGCTCCAGTCTAAACACACAGCCATACAGAGAGCTTTGGGAGAGAATCAGGCTTCAGGATCTTCTAG ACCTCCTGTTCCTCCACCAAAACCAAAGAAAAGAAGAATCGGCCATCACCCTCGTGTTGGTCAACCAAAGTTATTTGGGGGCAGCTTGGAGGAATATATTGAG GCAACTGGCCAAGAAATTCCTTTGATCATCAAGAGCTGTATCAGAGTCATCAACCTCTATG GTTTACACCACCAAGGCGTGTTCAGAGTCTCAGGTGCTCAAGTGGAAATCAACCAATTTAAAAGTACATTTGAATCAG GGGAAGATGCTTTAGCTGATGTTATAGATGCCAGTGAAATCAATTCTGTTGCAGGGGTTCTAAAACTGTATTTTAGGGAACTCAGGGAGCCACTCTTTCCTCTTCACCTTTTTGATGCTCTTGTCGAATGCACCA GAGAGAAGGAAATGGCCAAACGTGTTGAGAGAATTAAAGATTTGTTGTCTACTGTCAACCGagccatttttgttgttatGAGATATCTATTTGCCTTCCTCAATCA TTTGACAGAATACAGCGATGAAAATATGATGGATCCCTACAACCTGGCTATTTGCTTTGGTCCAACTCTCCTGCCTATCCCACCCGACCGTGACCAGGTCACTTTCCAAGCCAGCGTTAATGAGATCATTAAGATCATTATTGTCCATCAAGAGGAGATATTCCCTAACGATGGCGGTGAGATCTACGAGAAAATGATTCTGGACAG gtTTTTTTGGATTGGTCATTC ACGTGACAGTGTTGATGCTGTAGATGATGAGGATGAAGAAACTAGTTCTATACCAAGTGATGAAGAAG AGTCTGTCTATG AACCTGATGTGATTGAAGCCACGGCTTTGTTTGACTTTGATGCCCGCTCGCCAAGAGAGCTGTCCTTCAAGAGAGGGGATGTTCTTGTGCTTTATAACCAGGTGTCTCAAGACTGGTGGGAGGGATGTTTCCATGGCAAAGAAGGTCTCATACCTGACAAGTATATCACCGTCAAACATGG TGAGGATAACAAAAGCCATCACAGCCATGAAGATGACAAAAATCAAATGTCCACCAGCATGATCTTACCCTCACGTCCAGCCAGGCAGATCAGTGATGACTCTGGGCTGGATGCCTCTGACAAATCCCTCTCACAACCCAATGTGTCCATcatcagagagacagacattctGACTGACGACCCTGAACTTTCCCCGCCTCCTCTTCCCAAGGATCCCTTTGTCAGCACTAAGGCTGTGGACAGTGGGGCTAAAAAAGATTTGCTCAAAGACACTCCAGCTGGGTCCAGCTCTTCTACTTCAGTCTCTTCCACGGAACTTACTACAGTCATAGAGACTTTGGAGAAAGACAAAAGGTCAAGGTTATCCCCAGCGACATCGCCATCAACTATGATGATGAAGTCGGCTATAATCAACACATCTCTTATGTCCACTTCCCTCATCAACCTTGGGTCCAAGTCTGTGGACAAAGACACTTCCTTCAAGAACATCGACAGTCGCGGGGACCTGTCTCATGACAGCACCACAGACGACTTCAGCGTTGACATCGACTCGGCCCTGGAGGAAGTAATGGCGGGGCTCAAATCTCTGGAGATGCAGCAGAAACAAGACAAGAGAATGTCGCTTCCTGCTGTCAAAGTGAAGCAAACACCAAAACATACCCCTGACCTCGTTATAGATCTTCCAGATGGAGACAATTCTGGCTCCTCGACAGACACTCACCCTGACAGCCCCACCATCAGCGCAGCAGAGACTTTTGCCCAGTCTAACCAGGGTACCCTGAAGAAAGCAGGAAATCCGCAGATGGGGCGACAAGATCCAGTCAGCCGGCTGAGTATTTCATCTGAACCAGGTGACCTGCTTCGTGCTAGAGAACAAAGAGAGGGTCCCATGATGACATTTTCCATAACTGGACTGAATCGCTCCACTCCGCCTCCGAAATCACAGCTGAGTGACTCTGTATCAGTTACTTCTCCGCTTTCCACATCCACCCCTCACACATCTCCAGCTCCGCCATCATTTGCACCTCCAGGGGGCACCCCTAGCCCAGCCGCGCCACCACCAGTTGCTCAAAAACCAAAGCCCCAAGTCAAGGCCAAGCCACCTGTAATGAAAAAACCTCCGTCTCGGCCAGAGATGTCTCACTCCCCTCCTGTACAGCTTCCACCGccttag